The following are encoded together in the Sphingomonas insulae genome:
- the nusB gene encoding transcription antitermination factor NusB, which translates to MSRTPNRTQARAAARLAAVQALYQHEMEGTAVPVLLHEFHNHRLGATIEDAEYAEADVDFFDDIVRGATARAGEIDLAIEKKLATGWTLARLDKPMKAILRAGTYELMARADVPVGATISEYVDVAHAFYERRETGFVNGLLDGIAKDVRAA; encoded by the coding sequence ATGTCCCGAACCCCGAACCGCACCCAGGCGCGCGCCGCCGCCCGCCTCGCCGCCGTCCAGGCATTGTATCAGCACGAGATGGAGGGCACTGCCGTGCCGGTCCTGCTCCACGAATTCCACAACCACCGGTTGGGCGCGACGATCGAGGACGCCGAATATGCCGAGGCCGACGTCGATTTCTTCGACGACATCGTCCGCGGCGCCACCGCCCGCGCCGGCGAGATCGATCTTGCCATCGAAAAGAAGCTCGCCACCGGCTGGACGCTCGCCCGGCTCGACAAGCCGATGAAGGCGATCCTGCGCGCGGGCACCTACGAACTGATGGCGCGCGCCGACGTGCCGGTCGGCGCGACGATCAGCGAATATGTCGACGTCGCCCACGCCTTCTACGAACGCCGCGAGACCGGCTTCGTCAACGGCCTGCTCGACGGCATCGCCAAGGACGTGCGCGCCGCCTGA
- a CDS encoding fasciclin domain-containing protein — translation MTKLQFRGAIAAVALLAAGPAMSAAKNPMVGGAAMYPTKTIVENAVNSKDHTTLVAAVKAAGLVDTLSGPGPFTVFAPTNAAFAKLPAGTVDTLVKPENKATLTNILTYHVVAGTMTSKQIAAAIKAGGGKATLTTVQGEPLTASMMGKTLMLTDAKGGTSHVTIKDVMQSNGVIHVVDTVLMP, via the coding sequence ATGACCAAGCTCCAGTTCCGCGGCGCGATCGCTGCCGTCGCCCTGCTTGCCGCCGGCCCCGCGATGTCGGCCGCCAAGAACCCGATGGTCGGCGGCGCCGCCATGTACCCGACCAAGACCATCGTCGAAAATGCGGTGAATTCGAAGGATCACACCACCCTCGTCGCCGCCGTGAAGGCCGCCGGGCTGGTCGATACGCTGTCGGGTCCGGGTCCGTTCACCGTCTTTGCGCCGACCAACGCCGCCTTCGCCAAGCTGCCCGCCGGCACCGTCGACACGCTGGTCAAGCCCGAGAACAAGGCGACGCTGACCAACATCCTCACCTATCACGTCGTCGCCGGCACGATGACCTCGAAGCAGATCGCCGCGGCGATCAAGGCCGGCGGCGGCAAGGCGACGCTGACCACCGTGCAGGGCGAGCCGCTGACCGCATCGATGATGGGCAAGACGCTGATGCTGACGGACGCCAAGGGCGGCACCAGCCACGTCACCATCAAGGACGTCATGCAGTCGAACGGCGTCATCCACGTCGTCGACACCGTGCTGATGCCCTGA
- the hisD gene encoding histidinol dehydrogenase, producing MIRLDTRDAGFVDAFTALVDGRREASADVARDVATIIRAVRDDGEAAVAAFTRKLDRHDPNETGWRIEPATCAAAYDALEPGLRHALDLAATRIRAYHERQRPADSDYTDGVGVRLGARWSAVDAAGIYVPGGRAAYPSSLLMNAIPAKVAGVGRLVMVTPTPDGQINPLVLAAAHLAGVDEVWRIGGAQGIAALAYGAGRILPVDVVTGPGNAWVAEAKRQVYGVVGIDMVAGPSEIVVVADALNDPRTTAADLLSQAEHDTTTQSILFTDDAAYADRVAAAVDDELAILPTAATARAAWDANGAIIVVDALDAACPLIDRLAPEHLQLAVDDPQALFDRVRHAGSVFLGRHTPEAIGDYVAGPNHVLPTGRRARFASGLSVLDFMKRTSFLGLDEAALAELGPATVALAEAEGLPAHARSVALRLRLNR from the coding sequence ATGATCCGCCTCGACACCCGCGACGCCGGCTTCGTCGATGCCTTTACCGCTTTGGTCGATGGCCGCCGCGAAGCCTCCGCCGACGTCGCCCGCGACGTCGCCACTATCATCCGCGCGGTGCGTGACGATGGCGAGGCGGCGGTCGCCGCCTTTACCCGCAAGCTCGACCGCCACGACCCGAACGAGACCGGCTGGCGCATCGAACCGGCGACCTGCGCCGCCGCCTATGATGCGCTGGAACCGGGGCTGCGCCACGCGCTCGACCTCGCCGCGACCCGCATCCGCGCCTATCACGAACGCCAGCGCCCCGCCGACAGCGACTATACCGACGGCGTCGGCGTCCGCCTCGGCGCGCGGTGGAGCGCGGTCGATGCCGCCGGCATCTACGTCCCCGGCGGGCGCGCGGCCTATCCGTCGTCGCTGCTGATGAACGCCATCCCCGCCAAGGTCGCGGGCGTCGGCCGGCTCGTCATGGTCACCCCTACCCCCGATGGCCAGATCAACCCGCTCGTCCTCGCCGCCGCGCACCTCGCCGGGGTGGACGAGGTGTGGCGGATCGGCGGAGCGCAGGGAATCGCCGCGCTCGCCTATGGCGCCGGCCGCATCCTGCCCGTCGACGTCGTCACCGGGCCCGGCAACGCCTGGGTCGCGGAGGCGAAGCGCCAGGTCTATGGCGTCGTCGGCATCGACATGGTTGCCGGCCCCAGCGAGATCGTCGTCGTCGCCGACGCCCTGAACGATCCCCGGACCACCGCCGCCGACCTCCTCAGCCAGGCCGAACACGACACGACGACGCAATCGATCCTGTTCACCGACGATGCCGCCTATGCCGACCGCGTCGCGGCGGCGGTCGACGACGAACTGGCGATCCTCCCCACCGCCGCCACCGCGCGCGCCGCATGGGACGCCAACGGGGCGATCATCGTGGTGGACGCCCTCGATGCCGCCTGCCCGCTCATCGATCGCCTCGCCCCCGAACACCTCCAGCTCGCAGTCGACGATCCGCAGGCGCTGTTCGACCGCGTCCGCCACGCCGGCAGCGTCTTCCTCGGCCGCCACACGCCCGAGGCGATCGGCGATTACGTCGCCGGCCCCAACCACGTCCTCCCCACCGGCCGCCGCGCCCGCTTCGCCAGCGGCCTGTCGGTCCTCGATTTCATGAAGCGCACCAGCTTCCTCGGCCTGGACGAAGCCGCGCTCGCCGAACTCGGCCCCGCGACCGTCGCCCTGGCGGAAGCGGAGGGCCTGCCGGCGCATGCGCGATCCGTGGCGCTCAGGCTACGGCTGAACCGATAG
- a CDS encoding DUF2332 domain-containing protein, with translation MGSEAENRAAFEVQAGYCAAMAAPITARICTTLGQTLDRDSATGRRVLDWPGEPVADAVVLRLVGGLHALHRAGADAALSRVFGGDARDVAGALRDVLVRHDAALLPWLDGPPQNNEAARSAGLMTGLLHLALRYGPRIEVLEIGSSAGLNLMIGRYRFDLGGVGVGPADAAVRIVPEWRGPPPPVAAVEVVGARGVDIAPVDVADPAQAARLAAYVWVDAQERLARLTAAIGEVRRHGVDLVQGDAADWIEARLAEPQAPGVTRVLMHSVVWQYLPAGGRARIVAAMAAAGARASAERPLGWVMMEPNRDLHRHEVRVRGWPGDTPMELVALTHAHGAWVEGLPAPYETRDYVMRRGAYERD, from the coding sequence ATGGGCAGCGAAGCGGAGAACCGGGCGGCGTTCGAGGTACAGGCGGGCTATTGCGCGGCGATGGCGGCGCCGATCACCGCGCGGATCTGCACCACGCTGGGACAGACGCTCGACCGCGACAGCGCGACCGGGCGGCGGGTGCTGGACTGGCCGGGCGAACCGGTGGCGGATGCGGTCGTGCTGCGGCTGGTCGGCGGGCTGCACGCGCTGCACCGTGCGGGCGCGGATGCGGCGCTGTCGCGCGTGTTCGGGGGCGATGCCCGCGATGTCGCGGGCGCGCTGCGCGATGTGCTGGTGCGGCACGATGCGGCGTTGCTGCCGTGGCTGGACGGGCCGCCGCAGAACAACGAGGCGGCGCGTTCGGCGGGGCTGATGACCGGGCTGTTGCACCTCGCGCTTCGTTATGGTCCGCGGATCGAGGTGCTGGAGATCGGATCGAGTGCGGGGCTGAACCTGATGATCGGGCGCTACCGGTTCGATCTGGGCGGTGTCGGGGTGGGGCCGGCGGATGCCGCGGTGCGGATCGTACCCGAATGGCGGGGGCCGCCGCCGCCGGTCGCCGCGGTGGAGGTGGTGGGCGCGCGCGGTGTCGATATCGCGCCCGTCGACGTCGCCGACCCCGCGCAGGCGGCACGGCTGGCGGCCTATGTCTGGGTCGACGCGCAGGAACGGCTCGCGCGGCTGACGGCGGCGATTGGCGAGGTGCGCAGGCATGGCGTCGACCTGGTGCAGGGGGATGCGGCGGACTGGATCGAGGCGCGGCTGGCGGAACCGCAGGCGCCGGGCGTTACCCGCGTATTGATGCATTCGGTGGTGTGGCAATATCTGCCCGCCGGGGGCCGGGCGCGGATCGTCGCGGCGATGGCGGCGGCGGGCGCGCGCGCGAGCGCGGAGCGGCCGCTCGGCTGGGTGATGATGGAGCCGAACCGCGACCTGCACCGGCACGAGGTGCGGGTGCGCGGCTGGCCGGGCGATACGCCGATGGAGCTGGTGGCGCTGACCCATGCCCATGGTGCGTGGGTCGAGGGCCTGCCGGCACCCTATGAGACGCGCGACTACGTGATGCGTCGCGGGGCGTACGAACGCGATTGA
- a CDS encoding DUF2254 domain-containing protein → MMTGGYLAGRGAYLLQQLTRRIWLRASLFSIAGVLTALLAARLAPFIPDELSLTVGGKAVDNILTILASSMLAVTTFALSAAVTAYGAATSTVTPRATQLLIEDRFTQNALSTFVGTFLFSIVGIIALTTGFYGAKGRVVLFFATIAIVGVIAITLLRWIQHLSTFGRVQDTIERVERAAMASMIAWAEAPCLGGATAVDVPADARPVFTDRTGYIAHIDMGALCRVATRDGLIVHVATLPGTFVHPGRAVAMVEGACDDRALAAVAAAFAIMPDRDFDQDPRFGLIVLSEIAARALSPAVNDPGTAIRVIGAAHRVLAALADTPANGERRFARVHVPDLDIDDLFIDVFRPIARDGSGVVEVQLRLQATLTALAGQAPDRFGAAARAASRSAMVRAEAALDAADMAALRSGDGERAQRRSG, encoded by the coding sequence ATGATGACGGGCGGGTATCTGGCGGGACGTGGCGCCTATCTGTTGCAGCAGCTGACCCGTCGCATCTGGTTGCGCGCCTCGCTGTTCAGCATCGCTGGCGTGCTGACCGCGTTGCTGGCGGCCCGGCTGGCGCCGTTCATTCCCGACGAGCTGAGCCTGACCGTGGGCGGCAAGGCGGTCGACAATATCCTGACCATCCTGGCGTCGAGCATGCTGGCGGTGACGACGTTCGCCCTGTCGGCGGCGGTGACCGCTTATGGTGCGGCGACCAGCACGGTGACGCCGCGCGCGACGCAATTGCTGATCGAGGACCGGTTCACGCAGAACGCGCTGTCGACGTTCGTCGGCACGTTCCTGTTCAGCATCGTCGGCATCATCGCGCTGACCACCGGATTTTACGGTGCGAAGGGGCGGGTGGTGCTGTTCTTCGCGACGATCGCGATCGTCGGGGTCATCGCGATCACGCTGCTGCGCTGGATCCAGCACCTGTCGACCTTCGGCCGGGTGCAGGACACGATCGAGCGGGTCGAACGGGCGGCGATGGCGTCGATGATCGCCTGGGCGGAGGCGCCGTGCCTGGGCGGCGCGACGGCGGTCGACGTGCCGGCCGATGCGCGGCCGGTGTTCACGGACCGGACGGGCTATATCGCGCATATCGACATGGGCGCGCTGTGCCGGGTCGCGACGCGCGACGGCCTGATCGTGCATGTCGCGACGTTGCCGGGGACATTCGTCCATCCCGGCCGCGCGGTGGCCATGGTCGAGGGAGCGTGCGACGATCGGGCCTTGGCGGCGGTGGCGGCGGCGTTCGCGATCATGCCGGACCGCGATTTCGACCAGGACCCGCGCTTCGGCCTGATCGTGCTGTCGGAAATCGCGGCGCGCGCGCTGTCGCCCGCGGTCAACGATCCCGGCACCGCCATCCGCGTCATCGGCGCCGCCCATCGCGTGCTGGCGGCGCTGGCCGATACGCCCGCCAACGGCGAGCGGCGGTTCGCGCGGGTGCATGTGCCGGACCTCGACATCGACGACCTGTTCATCGACGTGTTCCGCCCGATCGCGCGCGACGGGTCGGGGGTGGTGGAGGTGCAATTGCGCCTGCAGGCGACGCTGACGGCGCTGGCCGGGCAGGCGCCGGACCGGTTCGGCGCGGCGGCGCGGGCGGCGTCGCGATCGGCGATGGTGCGGGCCGAGGCGGCGCTGGACGCGGCGGACATGGCCGCCTTGCGCAGCGGCGATGGCGAGCGGGCACAGCGCCGGTCGGGTTAG
- a CDS encoding RcnB family protein — protein MRKIIIAALAAATILPAGAATAQSAREVRQSQREVRQSQRELAEARRYGDRGDIREARREVREDRRELREDWRDYRRSHRNVYTRGAYAGPRGYRYRPVAVGYRFAPQYYGRNYWINDYQTYRLPRPGYGYQRWVRYGNDVVLVDTRSGRVTQVYNRFFY, from the coding sequence ATGCGTAAGATCATCATCGCCGCGCTGGCCGCCGCGACCATCCTGCCCGCCGGTGCCGCCACCGCGCAGAGCGCCCGTGAAGTGCGCCAGAGCCAGCGCGAGGTCCGCCAGAGCCAGCGCGAACTCGCCGAAGCTCGCCGCTACGGCGATCGCGGCGACATCCGCGAGGCGCGGCGCGAGGTCCGTGAGGATCGCCGCGAACTGCGCGAGGACTGGCGCGACTATCGCCGCAGCCACCGCAACGTCTACACCCGCGGCGCCTATGCCGGCCCGCGCGGCTATCGCTACCGCCCGGTCGCGGTCGGCTATCGCTTTGCCCCGCAATATTACGGCCGCAACTATTGGATCAACGACTACCAGACCTATCGCCTGCCGCGTCCGGGCTACGGCTATCAGCGCTGGGTCCGCTACGGCAACGACGTCGTGCTGGTCGACACCCGCTCGGGCCGCGTGACGCAGGTCTACAACCGCTTCTTCTATTAA
- a CDS encoding alpha/beta fold hydrolase: MTIPPLQRIALSTGVDLDVAIAGDPTHSPVILLHGFPESHRTWRGILPDLARDHYVIAPDQRGFARSSKPDGVEHYAADRILADLIALADHLGIDRFTLVGHDWGGAIAWMAALGRPDRVARLVIVNAPHPFLFQRALFDEPEQRKASQYITRFRDTRIDQGLVGAGLEKFLGSTFAHHITGAIGGEDKAAYLDEWSQPGAMTAMLNWYRASGVIVPAMDEDAARPAFLDRPFPPVTQDTLVIWGMRDAALLPVLVDDLGPYVPTLTVEKIDAGHFVPWEKPAAVVAAMRRWNI, translated from the coding sequence ATGACCATCCCTCCGCTCCAGCGCATCGCCCTGTCCACCGGCGTCGATCTGGACGTCGCCATCGCCGGCGATCCAACGCATTCGCCGGTCATCCTGCTGCACGGCTTTCCCGAATCGCATCGGACGTGGCGCGGCATCCTCCCCGATCTCGCCCGCGACCATTATGTCATCGCCCCCGACCAGCGCGGCTTTGCCCGCTCGTCCAAGCCGGACGGGGTCGAACATTATGCCGCGGACAGGATCCTCGCCGACCTGATCGCGCTCGCCGACCATCTCGGCATCGACCGCTTCACCCTCGTCGGCCATGACTGGGGCGGTGCGATCGCCTGGATGGCGGCGCTCGGCCGGCCCGATCGCGTGGCGCGGCTGGTGATCGTCAACGCGCCGCACCCGTTCCTCTTCCAGCGGGCGCTGTTCGACGAACCGGAACAGCGCAAGGCAAGCCAGTACATCACCCGGTTCCGCGATACGCGGATCGACCAGGGGTTGGTCGGCGCAGGGCTGGAGAAATTTCTGGGCTCCACCTTCGCCCATCACATCACCGGCGCGATCGGCGGAGAGGACAAGGCCGCCTATCTGGACGAATGGTCGCAACCCGGCGCGATGACCGCGATGCTCAACTGGTATCGCGCATCGGGCGTCATCGTGCCGGCGATGGACGAGGATGCGGCCCGCCCCGCCTTCCTCGACCGGCCATTCCCGCCGGTGACGCAGGACACTTTGGTCATCTGGGGCATGCGCGATGCGGCGCTGCTGCCGGTGCTGGTCGACGATCTCGGCCCCTATGTGCCGACGCTGACCGTCGAAAAGATCGACGCGGGGCATTTCGTGCCGTGGGAAAAGCCGGCGGCGGTGGTCGCGGCGATGCGCCGCTGGAATATCTGA
- a CDS encoding pirin family protein translates to MLDDFVLQTITPVTHDLGGFKVHRTLPNKDRTMVGPFLFFDQMGPAHLDVGGGIDVRPHPHINLATVTYLFDGAIDHRDSLGTRARIEPGAVNLMTAGHGIVHSERSPDDERSQGPALSGIQTWLALPEAQEEIDPAFEHVTRAQLPTLQAHGARARIIMGDLWGQRAPTTTYAGTIYADIALDPGAAIPIDAAAEERCVYLAMGDATLEGVPLEPMKLYVLRPGIAATLRSATGGRAMLAGGDAFATPRHVWWNFVSSSRDRINEAKRAWKAGEFPVVPGDDKEWIPIPEVPNTVSYP, encoded by the coding sequence ATGCTTGATGATTTCGTTCTCCAGACCATCACCCCGGTGACGCACGATCTGGGCGGGTTCAAGGTCCATCGCACGCTTCCCAACAAGGACCGCACGATGGTCGGGCCGTTCCTGTTCTTCGATCAGATGGGTCCGGCGCACCTCGATGTCGGCGGCGGTATCGACGTGCGCCCGCATCCGCACATCAACCTGGCGACGGTGACCTATCTGTTCGACGGGGCGATCGACCATCGCGATTCGCTCGGCACCCGCGCCCGCATCGAACCCGGCGCGGTCAACCTGATGACCGCCGGCCATGGCATCGTCCATTCGGAACGCTCGCCCGACGACGAGCGCAGCCAGGGCCCGGCGCTGTCCGGCATCCAGACCTGGCTCGCCCTGCCGGAGGCGCAGGAAGAGATCGATCCCGCCTTCGAACACGTCACCCGCGCCCAGCTGCCGACGCTGCAGGCGCATGGTGCCCGCGCCCGCATCATCATGGGCGACCTGTGGGGGCAGCGCGCGCCGACGACGACCTATGCCGGCACGATCTACGCCGACATCGCGCTCGATCCCGGCGCCGCCATCCCGATCGACGCCGCGGCCGAGGAACGCTGCGTCTACCTCGCGATGGGCGATGCGACGCTGGAGGGCGTGCCGCTGGAACCCATGAAGCTCTACGTCCTGCGCCCCGGCATCGCCGCGACGCTGCGGTCGGCGACCGGCGGGCGGGCGATGCTGGCGGGCGGCGATGCCTTCGCCACGCCGCGCCACGTCTGGTGGAATTTCGTCAGCTCCAGCCGCGACCGGATCAACGAGGCGAAACGCGCCTGGAAAGCGGGCGAATTCCCGGTGGTGCCGGGCGACGACAAGGAATGGATTCCGATCCCGGAGGTCCCGAACACGGTAAGCTACCCGTAA
- a CDS encoding NUDIX hydrolase, translating to MPRVPRPAARILLVDASRRVLLMRFTPTDRPPLWCTPGGAVDPGESYERAARRELWEEVGLDVDCGPQVAQRTAEFLTFEGVEVTADERYFRVDVDTHEVAAGALTALEQRLLAGSRWFAVDELADWPETIYPADLALLLATTEPTDA from the coding sequence ATGCCCCGCGTCCCCCGCCCCGCCGCTCGCATCCTGCTCGTCGATGCGAGCCGCCGCGTGCTGCTGATGCGCTTCACCCCCACCGACCGGCCACCGCTCTGGTGCACGCCGGGCGGCGCCGTCGATCCGGGCGAAAGCTACGAACGGGCCGCCCGCCGCGAATTGTGGGAAGAGGTCGGCCTCGATGTCGACTGCGGCCCGCAGGTGGCGCAGCGCACCGCCGAATTCCTGACCTTCGAAGGGGTCGAGGTGACCGCAGACGAACGCTATTTCCGCGTCGACGTCGACACGCACGAGGTCGCCGCCGGCGCCCTCACCGCGCTCGAACAGCGGCTGCTCGCCGGTTCACGCTGGTTCGCGGTCGACGAACTGGCGGACTGGCCGGAGACCATCTACCCTGCCGACCTCGCCCTCCTGCTCGCCACGACGGAGCCGACCGATGCTTGA
- a CDS encoding glutathione S-transferase, protein MAYRLWYWPSIQGRGEFVRLALEAAGIAYEDCARDQGVAAMMTDLEGRAANGRGPYAPPYLALDGHAIAQVANILQFLGQQHDMVPSNLADRYWLNQLQLTIADLVAEVHNVHHPVGMMDYYDDQKAEAARAAAQFRDERLPKYLDHFEDAARAGPSDWLIDHRWTYGDTSLFQLVEGLRYMFPRRMKTLEPDYPHLLRVHAAVHALPGIRAYLKSDRRLPFNEDGIFRHYPELDAD, encoded by the coding sequence ATGGCCTATCGCCTGTGGTATTGGCCCTCGATCCAGGGGCGCGGCGAATTCGTCCGCCTGGCACTGGAAGCCGCCGGCATCGCCTATGAGGATTGCGCCCGCGACCAGGGCGTGGCGGCGATGATGACCGATCTCGAGGGGCGCGCCGCAAACGGTCGCGGCCCCTATGCGCCGCCCTATCTGGCGCTCGACGGCCATGCGATCGCGCAGGTCGCCAACATTCTGCAGTTCCTGGGTCAGCAGCATGATATGGTGCCCTCGAACCTTGCCGACCGCTATTGGCTCAACCAATTGCAACTGACGATCGCCGACCTGGTCGCAGAGGTGCACAACGTCCACCATCCGGTCGGCATGATGGACTATTACGACGATCAGAAGGCCGAGGCGGCCCGTGCCGCGGCGCAGTTCCGCGACGAACGGCTGCCCAAATATCTCGACCATTTCGAGGATGCGGCGCGCGCGGGCCCCAGCGACTGGCTGATCGACCATCGCTGGACCTATGGCGATACCTCGCTGTTCCAGCTGGTCGAGGGCCTGCGCTACATGTTCCCGCGCCGGATGAAGACGCTGGAACCGGACTATCCGCACCTCTTGCGCGTCCACGCCGCGGTGCATGCGCTGCCGGGTATCCGCGCGTATCTGAAGAGCGATCGGCGCCTGCCGTTCAACGAAGACGGCATCTTCCGCCACTATCCCGAACTCGACGCGGACTGA
- a CDS encoding BolA family protein codes for MTDTATVPAPAPLADIIAARLTAALDPTHLEVVNDSHHHAGHMGDDGTGESHFTVVVESPAFAGASRVARQRAVNHALADLLSTRIHALAIRARAPGE; via the coding sequence ATGACCGACACCGCTACCGTTCCCGCCCCCGCTCCCCTGGCGGACATCATCGCCGCCCGTCTGACCGCGGCGCTCGACCCGACGCATCTCGAGGTGGTCAACGACAGCCATCACCATGCCGGGCACATGGGTGACGACGGCACCGGTGAATCGCACTTCACCGTCGTCGTCGAAAGCCCGGCGTTCGCCGGTGCCAGCCGGGTCGCACGGCAGCGCGCGGTGAACCATGCGCTCGCCGATCTGTTGTCGACCAGGATACACGCGCTGGCCATCAGGGCACGCGCTCCCGGAGAATGA
- a CDS encoding J domain-containing protein, with protein sequence MESQGRVCAEPGCEEPGEFRAPPLEGAADGGGPGAFRWMCLKHVRAFNSRYNYFDGMTADEIHHAQRPLAGWERETRAFARAGAGDAGPRWADFSDPLDAIGARYRREVAPERRDGKPLSGQDRMSLKVLGLAADADRSALRKRYSELVRKYHPDRNGGDRSHEAMLQKVIAAYQQLRQAPAFA encoded by the coding sequence ATGGAATCGCAGGGGCGGGTGTGCGCGGAGCCGGGATGCGAGGAGCCGGGCGAATTCCGGGCGCCGCCGCTGGAGGGTGCCGCCGACGGCGGTGGCCCCGGCGCATTCCGCTGGATGTGCCTGAAGCATGTGCGGGCGTTCAACAGCCGCTACAATTATTTCGACGGCATGACCGCCGACGAGATCCACCATGCGCAGCGACCGCTGGCGGGGTGGGAACGCGAAACGCGTGCCTTCGCCCGGGCGGGTGCGGGCGATGCCGGGCCGCGCTGGGCCGATTTCAGCGATCCGCTCGACGCGATCGGAGCCCGTTACCGCCGCGAGGTCGCGCCCGAACGCCGCGACGGCAAGCCGCTGTCCGGGCAGGACCGGATGAGCCTGAAGGTGCTGGGGCTGGCGGCGGATGCCGACCGGTCGGCGCTGCGCAAACGCTATTCCGAACTGGTGCGGAAATACCATCCGGATCGCAACGGCGGCGACCGCAGCCATGAAGCGATGCTGCAAAAGGTGATCGCGGCGTATCAGCAATTGCGGCAGGCGCCCGCATTCGCGTGA
- a CDS encoding SRPBCC family protein, whose translation MTYDLSISRLIDAPVDAVWRAWTEDTGAWFCPRPWTAEFLTQELRAGGRSQIVMRGPNGEENRLEGVYLEVVPQTRIVSTDAFTAGWHPAGPFMVRIDDFAAEDGQTRYTATARHWTQEAMDNHAAMGFEPGWNAATDQLEAIARALAGR comes from the coding sequence ATGACCTACGACCTGTCGATATCCCGGCTGATCGATGCGCCGGTCGATGCGGTCTGGCGCGCATGGACCGAGGATACGGGCGCATGGTTCTGCCCCCGGCCATGGACCGCCGAGTTTCTGACGCAGGAATTGCGCGCCGGCGGCCGGTCGCAGATCGTGATGCGCGGCCCGAACGGCGAGGAAAACCGGCTGGAGGGCGTGTATCTTGAGGTGGTGCCGCAGACCCGCATCGTCTCGACCGACGCGTTCACTGCCGGCTGGCATCCCGCCGGGCCGTTCATGGTCCGCATCGACGACTTCGCCGCGGAAGACGGCCAGACGCGCTACACCGCCACCGCGCGCCACTGGACGCAGGAGGCGATGGACAATCACGCCGCCATGGGGTTCGAACCCGGCTGGAACGCCGCGACCGATCAGCTGGAGGCGATCGCACGGGCTTTGGCGGGCCGGTAG
- a CDS encoding VOC family protein — MTDKAMAICLWFDGAAEEAARFYAATFPDSSVDDVVRAPGDYPAGRQGDALTVAFTVCGTPFLGLNGGPGHPHTQAISFQVFTDTQAETDRLWDAIVGNGGAESQCSWCSDRWGVSWQIVPRVLMAALSHPDGDARSRAFTAMMGMRKIDIAAIEAAVRGDAA; from the coding sequence ATGACCGACAAGGCGATGGCGATCTGCCTGTGGTTCGACGGCGCGGCGGAAGAGGCCGCGCGCTTCTATGCCGCCACCTTCCCCGATTCATCGGTGGACGACGTCGTCCGCGCACCGGGCGACTATCCGGCGGGCAGGCAGGGCGATGCCCTGACCGTCGCCTTCACCGTCTGCGGCACGCCCTTCCTCGGCCTGAACGGCGGCCCCGGCCATCCGCATACGCAGGCGATCTCGTTCCAGGTGTTCACCGACACGCAGGCGGAAACCGACCGATTGTGGGACGCCATCGTCGGCAATGGTGGCGCCGAAAGCCAGTGCAGCTGGTGTTCCGACCGCTGGGGCGTCAGCTGGCAGATCGTGCCGCGCGTGCTGATGGCGGCGCTGTCGCATCCCGATGGCGACGCCCGCAGCCGCGCCTTCACGGCGATGATGGGGATGCGCAAGATCGATATCGCGGCGATCGAGGCCGCGGTCAGGGGAGACGCCGCATGA